A stretch of DNA from Montipora capricornis isolate CH-2021 chromosome 1, ASM3666992v2, whole genome shotgun sequence:
GCGAGGTCTGTTCTAGCACTTGTTTATTCCATGTTGGATTGTTGGAGACGATAACTCCTAGGTCGCGCTCACATAAGACCACTTCTAAGGGTTTGCCTTTAATGCCGACTCAGTGGGCTTGATTTTCTTGGTGACGATTTGGTGTTTGCACTTGCTTTCGTTGAACACGAGACCGCCGTTTGTTGACCATGCGTCCAAGCGGTCCAGGTCGGCTTGTAAGCCGTCCACATCCACAGGCCTGCTAATTTCCCTGTACAGTTTcctgtcatcagcaaacatgcATGGCTAAACAATATGGCATGCTACAACTGCATCTGTTAACATATAACAGGAACAATGCCGGGTCAAGAATGGAACCTTGGGGCACTCCCGATGTGACACGTAACGGATCGGATGTAGCACCGAACGCTGTCACACGCTGGCGACGGTCTGTTAGATAAGAGCGAAACCTCTGAGGGAGGCTTCCACCGAAGCCAAACTGGCTCAGTTTTTTGTAACAGGCGGCGATGGATGACTTAATCGAACGCTTTGGATATGTCCATATACATGCACCATTGTCCAGCATTGAACCAATGTGGTCGAGCATCTCCAAGAGATTAGAAGTGCAAGATTTaccaggaggcagtgtggcccagtggttagggcgcttgccttgagatccggagatcccgggttcaagacccgctctgaccactcgttgaatttgttcctggtagtccctggttcaaattcccagctgcacttgtaaatagccaactggtttgcctccggccggttgggattcttaacagttgttgttgttctgttccttcgtttcgttgttgttcattggccctgaaaagcccctatggggagcggtcaattacgtatgtattgtattgtattgtatgaaGGAATCCATGCTGACAAGCTCTGACAACCTCACATAGCAGGTCTTTAAAGTTGTTGAGCACGCATCTCTCTAGGACTCTGGACACAAGTGAGAGGAGTGAAATAGGCCGGTAGTTCTCTGCACATTCAGCTTCACCTTTTTTCGTAAACAGGCACCAAATTAGCTTCTTTCCACTCCTGTGGTTTAGCTCCTGTCCTGAGCGATTTATTAAGCAGCTTACAGAGAGATGGGGCTATCTCTGCAGCCGTTGCTCTGAGCAGTCGGGCTGATATTCCATCTGGTCCAATTTCCTCGTTAATGTCTAGGCTTTTCAGTACTGCTTGTACCTCAGCAGTAGTGAGGCACAGCTCAGACCGCATAGTTGGTGACTCTGGTGAAGGGGTATGGTCATCATGCATGTGGTCGTCGTGGGTGTGGCCATCAAATTTGATGTTTGGCGCGAACACAGGTGCAAAGTACGAATTAAACAGATCGGAAATAACTTGGGGTTCCTTGGCAGTGGACTTGACTGGCGGTTGTTGATCAGAGTCAGTAGTTGTGGTTGTAACGGTAGGTGCAGAAACGAGATTTGGACTGTTGCAAGACtttgacttttgtttcaaaatagaCCTGAAGCGCTTTGGATCACAGTCTTTTTTTGACTCAAGAGAGCCAAAATACTCGTTGCAACATACTTGGAGCATGTGTTTTATTTCCGATCGCATGTTTTTGAACTTTTCTCTAAGGTAATGCAAGGGCGATTTCTTCAGTTTCTGTTTGACTGAATTTTCTTTCTAATTAAATTCTGTATTGTACCGTTCATCCATGGAATAGGGTTACGCCCTTTTATCTTCTTAGAAATTATGTAATCTGACAATGCTGCGAGAAAAGTATCTTTCCAATGCTGCCACGCAGTGTTTATGTCTCCACCATTACGGTCATCAGCTACAGTTGAAGAAAGATTTTTCGCTGATAAAGCTGAACGTAGGCTTtcaaagtctcctttgttaaaGTCTAGTACGTACCTGTACGATTGTGTtgtacatccactcaaaaactgtcccCTTTAAAACTGCATTGGGACCCTTTCAACTTCAAGTTGTTTCAAAGCCATAAAAATAGTTATATGAGAAATACATGTCTCCTTTGTCAAAAAGGACAATCTTAGCCATTGGCTTCAAAAAACCCAATTGAGTAAATGTCAAGATATCAACAGATATCAGTATTATTTCATTCAGTATTATACATAATTTATACATTTACAGGATTGCTTGTTCTATTATTCCTTTTTGGAACTCTAATTTCTTACTACCTCTGAGGTTGTGACAGTAGGGGCCAACCATGAATTCCAATATGATATGGTGCtgtttgaatgtttgaattgccctGCATGAAGGAAACGTGATACATCCAACCAGAGTGTCTCCATGCCATGGTAATGATCAATACTGTaactaaagccctggccaaactatcgaacaaagttggattcagcgctccaactttgctcgatccaatattgttcgaccgtttggccacccacgttggaagatgttcgtccaacattttttgttcgattAAGTGTTGTATGGAGTTTGCgtttgatcaaacattgcgaccaacaattctgctcgacgcaaAATCGCTCTGTTTGGAGATTTGCACAATGGCATTTGGCATTTTTTGTTCAATAGCACTtacaatttctgcaaattgatccgagctcaTTCTCATCACCTAAACGCGACTGAATCTTGCAGTGaacatacccttttctacacgcTCTCTCTTTTTGGGTTTTGCCTCGTTTGAATCCgtcatttccgtcctcaaacagTTCCAGTAACACAAGCGCTACGAGCggttttcgtttcagtgttagcgtcatatttataaatttagcgtcaacttgaacttgaattagTTTTGTCAAGTAATGTTGGAtgagtgttttgccactacctcaacatttacatccaacaatgtgcATGcagaatccaactttgttcgatagtttggccagggcttaagttACTGTAAAATTGTAAGTAAATTATTAAAACAATTCCATGTGTGTACATATTGTATTGTAGCATCCTTAGCACGTTCCTTTTATTAGCATAATAATGTTTTGCACATTGGCATTTGTCTTACAATAGTATAGCAACATGCAACAAAAGTAATGCAGGACATGGGCTAACATTTGCTGTATTTAAGTGAGACATTGTGCACTGCACTCAAATGGGCTGACCTGCTTTTATTGACAGCCCCTGAGATGATTAGGATCAGGATTTACAGATTCATAACATTCCTTTGGGCTTGATTGATTTTCAGATCTAACATCAACATTATCCTTGGCTGCTGACAAGGAAAACCGGCACTGATCTAGTAAATAggacaatcacatgacttttggagggcatatagtttatttgtggcctGAGTAgcatcaaatcgaaacttcaacatcccacCCCCCCTGTgcaaaccacgggcatttgactatcttctgtttccggggagtggggaatttgacttttgccagcgtggggtggggaaaattgaaccggaagtgtcaggtttcaaattaTTGCTTTATTTCggtcgctaacagctataaaacacgtgtttggacgagatggaagagttaaaaggaagagatgtagcatttgtgagcgattcgcttacaaaaaaggtcttcattaaagacggcaggagccgacgacgattgttctttagtggggtatgacagacaaatccgacgatagggtagggcatttgaacaccattttggcccgaggagGCGggaaagttcaaatgcccgggctttgcccgggggagggggggggggggtgggatattgaattttcgagttgatcggcgcattatcattattatcaatacacaagGCGAAATGGTACCCATTTATTTAATAAGAAAAAGTTGTTTAACAAAGATGTAGCATGAAACTATAGAATAGAAATATCCCTCAGTGTATACAAACAATGGTTGTGAGAATGAAAGGAATGTAtctatttgaagtgcgggttgtaGGCCAAATAAGTAAACGCTCGAAGCTATCTGGAACACAACAGTCGATTTTTTGACACACccaattttcacagcacttgcaaTCGTTTGTTCTCATCTGGTATAACAAGCGACAAGAAGATGCCGTAAAAACCTACAAATAAACCGCGAATTACactctgaaataaacaattgaCGGAAAGCGAGTTTTTACTCACCATTTGATGAGAACACTGTCACTACAGTAAGCACAAATCAATTCGCAGTTGGAAGTTTgtcaagcaaaacaaaaatcagctccCGCCGCATGCTGGTATATCATTACGATTGGCATGGAGTAATAAATAGGGAAACTCTTGTTGAGGAATAGCCCGGCAACAAATAGCGTTGAACACTGAACACTATTGAAATCAACAGCGTGAGCTGCACGTGTACTTTTCCTTCATCAATTAAGCAATTACTATCAATACGCAcggccaaatgacaaactgccctctgtaaaacgCGCCTTTTTGCGGGGCAAATGGGAAATGAGCGGGCAGAAAATACATTTGCCGCCCTgatactgattggctgcagagatgtcaaacaacttcgctCGGCCAATGAGATTGTCCTatttaagtgcgaggattacttctacATTTATCACACAAACCCCAAAAGTTTGAAGGCAATGTTAACTGAGTCATGTGTCATGTTTTTCTCACGGTCCCGTGTTGTTTTCAGCGCTATTTTGCGAGATGAATATTTGACCTCGGCGGTTAGAACTAACCAAGGAGACGAGGCTAGGCAGGAAGCAATTCAGCGTATCGCGACCGTTGACAGTTCAAAACCACAACCCGGTGGCGATACGCTGATTGGTGGATTTGAATCGACGCGCATACCTCAAATGCCTTTGGTCGACAATTTTGCACCGATAATTTTGAGAAAGCTTTGATATGGTTTTCAGGATAGCCTTTCTCGGTGAATTTTCGAAAGATCAAGCTCAAATTCGGCGAAGGTATGGGGACATCCCTAATCGATCAGACGCTTGTGTTTTTAAGGCGAGAAGTTCACTGGTTTGGCCTCAGTTCCAGCTTTCTGCATATTGGAACAAATTGTAGTCACGGTATTGTTCATCTGTATTTCTTCTATAAATAACAAAAGGCCCCCACTAACAGAGGGTGATCTGCCTGTGGTTTTATGCTTAAAAGTTCACTCATGTCctgccccagttgttcaaactatggatagcgctatccgctggataaatcactaaccagtggataagtcatagcaaaaccaattacGCTATTcaatggatagtgacttatccggtggatagcgtcatccttcttttgaacaactggggccagaaatgcaagtaatttgatatctaaccctaaccctaaccctaaacccaaTTTAGACATCCAACACAAAATGTTCCCTTAAGTCTAaacctttgctacctatttctaacaataagataagggtaaaggttaggaTTATTTTCAGCTTAGGGTAAAtgtagctgtttatccttacttaaCCCATCGACACCTGAACTGCCCAGGATCGCCCCCCTTGGGAACACTTCATACATCTACATgattacttgcatttctggacacattTGTAAACGTTAACAACAAATATTATacacacttaatgtatggtcccgagggaaacagttagttttgttttaccGAGAATCCtgacatcaggactcgagggaaaacaaaactaactagtttcccgagggaccatacattaagtgccttgttatatatttagactttcccTTAaacaaatatatagcaaaaataaacaaacaaagacGGCACAACTTCTTTATTCGCAATCGTCAATCCAGATGAATGAATAAGTCTTAACTTATTGTAAACATGTTAGGTAACCTTGTAAACATTAACAAAACCAAGACGGTTTCACGGAAAGACATCTTTGAGTTTTCCTTCATGTTTTGACCTAtgattttttgttgcgtgacggctAGTGAATGACTGCATGTATCGTGTTCCAACTCACCCCTATATGTAAGTCGCCCCTATATGTAAGGTAACGTTACCAACCCTGATGCAGTGAACTCGAACTTGCTCAATCCGTATTGCCCCATCCTCCGGCAAACCGTACTCTCCGATACAGCAAGGATCGAAGATATTTTCTTGATTGTAAATCCCTCTTGTAGCAAATCACCAAGCACAGACTGTGGAATAAAGAAAATGGGGGCACCACACGTTTCCTCGAGTTTCTTCGGTGCTTCTCCCCCAAATTTGGTGCATTCTATATGCAGACATAGTATCACTGCGAGAGTTTATGCCTAACATTTCCATTTCGTGTACCGACAACTTGCAAACAATGTCCGGAGTAATGTGTTCAGTTTGAAATTTCTCAGTCAGATCTTCGAGTTTCAGTCTCTTTAAGACTGTGTCCATTTCGAGGTCTCCACGAGAACACGACAGAAGCAAGAacggaaacaaaatggcggatcctCGATATCGGTGCCCATGGCATTGTGGATTTTTCACAAGCTCCTACCCAGACCCCGGGGAATCATCACCTCATAATGAAGAACGCAccgcatataacgacaaaagcaCCTCATATAATGATGACAAACAAAGCACCGCATCTAATGTAAAAACTACTTCATATAATGACACAACCACCACATAGAACGACGaagggtttcgacaaaacactgacccccggtcaactgacccccctactgacccccctactgaccccctataaaatcaatgggaaaatgaatactgcttacttaagcctcaaaaaccctttttaaacagcattgttcagcaatatttaagtctaagcacccattttaaaaaggttagcttacatgaagtaatcggccatcacaacaataatcgaaaactaacctttttaaaatgggtgcttagacttaacattgttgaacaatgctgtttaaaaagggatgttgaggcttaagtaagcagtattcattttcccattgattttttagggggtcagtaggggggtcagtaagggggtcagttaaccgggggtcagtgttttgtcgaaacccaaCGAcgaaagcaccgcatataaagacgaaagcactgcatatgattacaaaagtaccgcatataatgacaaaagcaccgcatataacgaCGAAAGCACTGCATATCATTACAAAAGTGCCACATATAATGACGAAAGTACCGCATATAATAAGAAATGCAGTGAGTATAATGTGAAaggcaccgcatataatgtaaGATGCACCGCATATAACGTAAaatgcaccgcatataatgaaaGAGGTTCACATAAGACAGTGTTGGCGTTCCATACGCCCCCGCTTGACGCTGAAGTGAGCACGTGCTGAAGATCATGCCATTTCGAAGTTAGTCATGCACTGATTATGTGCTGTTGTATTTGGTGCGCGGATGGTATCCCGGTCAATCCCGGTCGGGTTGGTCGGGATATCTTTGAATTTGATCGggggcacgtgaccaagtatcaaccaatcacagtgctcgttttctTGAGTGGTATATACTTGTAATAGGCTTGTAATAGGTTAGGTATATACTTGTAATAGGCTTGTTTTGAAAGCAAAGGAGATGCGGTTCACATTCGCCGCATATTAAGGCCAGTGAAAATTGCGCTTTACAACTTTGTATAGTTCCTGGTTATATGGTTGGTAGTAGTTCTGGAGCAGTGTTCGCACATCTTTCCGCACTTGGACGTGCTTTCTACCTTTTACATCTTTAAGACagcctgtttttttctttccacgCAGTCCAATTTTTCCAATAAAGCAGGGAAATCCTTTTATCTTATTGATATAAAAATTCTTTTCAGTTATCACAGGTCTTAAGTTCAAAAACTTTTCAACTAGTTTTAACTCTGCAGCTGGGTTCTTGATGAGGTTCTCTCCACTGACAAAGTGTATTTGAGAGAGTGGGAAAAATTTCATCCAGTGTTTCAAATATCTAATATAAACTCCAGATTTCACAatacttttatttttgttgatcACATTCTCATTCTTCAAAACGTATTCTTCGAACGGTGGCAGAGGATTCGAGGTGGATTTCAATGACAACTGAGTGTAATCTGAAATTGCTCTTTCAGTAGGATCTCGAACAATCACCAGTAGTTTGACACCTTTGGACATATTGAAAACACGCTCTGGGACAATTTCTGTTAGCAAGTAAGCTGGTGTTTTTTCTATGGTCAATTGATGTGGCAAAGATTTTGGCATGTTCTGTCTATACCACTCCAGTCCACGCGAATAATTCTCGTCTTGGTCAAAGAAGTGAACCTCATATGGGCAGGCTCTAATGTCTGGGTgtattttcaagaaaacaagCAGTGCTCTGGTACCAGACTTGTTTGAGCCAATGATGATTGCTTTTGGCAAACGGCTTATGAAGTTTGCATTCACACCACGCTCATGCCGTAATTTTTCTGCTGAGTTGGCAAACCAATTCATCCAGTAAACTGAGAAAATGGTAAACACGAACAGAATGGCAATAATGGCTAAACACTTTGAACGTTTGAACAGTTCCATGCTATTCTGTAGTAGTTAAGCCAAAGAGTCAGGAGACATTCCTTCTTTCAATGGCACGAGATCAGTCAAAAGCTCTGTGGAAATATAAAAACAGGTTAGAAAGGCCAGCAAGAGAAGTTTCCAAAGCGGCAAAAGCGGCCAAACAAGACCAAAACAGGAGAGACAATCACAATGGTACTTTGAATATAAATTCTTGACATCTATGATCCATGCTAGtattttacaaataataattGGCTGGCAGCTAAGCAACGATCATGGCTACAGAAATTGCAATGCCACAAAAGAAGATTACGGCTTCAGCGAGGAAAACGTAACCATGCTGCAAAAATAACCATaaattttggtacatttcttcattttattattccactattacgcctaTTGTAGTTTGTGGCGTACCCCGAGGCTCGGTTCTCGGGCCATTCCTATTCCTATTGTGTATCAATGATATCCAAACGTCTCTTCCTGTTTGCCGATGACAAAAACTTGCTTTCTGCagataaaaatttgaaatccTTAGAAAGTGTCGTAAACACAGAACAAGATAATGTTTGTTACTGGCTGTTAGAAAATAAATTAACTCTCAATTTTGATAAATATAATTTGGTTAAATTTCGTCCTTACCAACGAAAGATTAAAATCGATATTCTCTTAAAATATTCGACAATGAGCACAAAATGATGCAGCAACGTGAACGtaaatcttttttcaattaTCTTGGTGTAATGATTGACAATAATCTTTCCTGGAAATTTTCATGCGGACTACATTGCGCTCAAAATAAGTAAAACCGTGATCGGCATTATTTCACGACTCAGACAATTTGTACAAACTTCTatctttttaaatatttatcgcTCTTTAGTACACCCATACATTTCTTGCGGACTACTGGCCGGGGCCAGACCTCTAAGGCTAATCTTAACAAAATTTTAATCCTCTAGAAGCGAGACCTGCATGTAATGTATCGTTTTGCAAGTAAAAGAGAGCATGCTATTCCTTTATTCATACGTGCTAACATTCTTCCTGTGGACATGCACTATTACAAAGCTATGTCAACTCTAATGCATATCCATTACAAAATTAGCAGTATTCTCATTAGAGGACGGGAAACTCGTC
This window harbors:
- the LOC138013466 gene encoding heparan sulfate glucosamine 3-O-sulfotransferase 2-like; translation: MELFKRSKCLAIIAILFVFTIFSVYWMNWFANSAEKLRHERGVNANFISRLPKAIIIGSNKSGTRALLVFLKIHPDIRACPYEVHFFDQDENYSRGLEWYRQNMPKSLPHQLTIEKTPAYLLTEIVPERVFNMSKGVKLLVIVRDPTERAISDYTQLSLKSTSNPLPPFEEYVLKNENVINKNKSIVKSGVYIRYLKHWMKFFPLSQIHFVSGENLIKNPAAELKLVEKFLNLRPVITEKNFYINKIKGFPCFIGKIGLRGKKKTGCLKDVKGRKHVQVRKDVRTLLQNYYQPYNQELYKVVKRNFHWP